CGGGTGGCCGCCCGGCCCGACGCCGGGGTCTTCGTCCCCGGCACCCTGGCCGCGATCGAACGGCTGGAGGAGTCGAGTGCCGACGTCCGGCGCACGTTCGAGCTCGAGGGTCGTGACATCAACGGCCGTCAGATGGAGATGGATCGCGTCGACGTGACCGCCCACCTCGGCGCCGTCGAGGTCTGGAGCGTGCACAGCCGCAACCTGTTCCCCCACAACTTCCACGTGCACGATGTGCAGTTCCAGGTGCTCGCGATCGACGGCTCACCGCCGCCACCGGAGCTGGCCGGGCTCAAGGACACCGTCTACCTCGAGCCGCTGCGCACCTACGACCTGATCATGCGCTTCGACGACTACGCCGACCCCACCCGCCCCTACATGTTCCACTGCCACCTGCTCCTGCACGAGGACGACGGCATGATGGGCCAGTTCGTCGTGGTGGAGCCGGGCGACGACGACCCGGTCGAGCTCGGAGGCGCCGACCACGACCACTGAGCCCGGCGCCCGCGCGCGCGGGGGGCGGGGATCAAGCGCCGGGTCAGGGGTACGGCGACACGTGACCCACACCCAGCACGACTTCCTGGCGACGATCGGCGCAGACACCCCCGAGGCGACGGACGGACGCTCGACGCTCACGGTGGAGGCGGACGAGCGGCACCTCAACGCGGCCGGCACGGTCCACGGCGGCATGCTCGCCACCCTGGTCGACGCGACGATGGGCGCCGCGATCCGGAGCGCCGTCGACGGCGAGACCCCCGCCACCAGTCAGCTCACCCTCACCTACCTGCGCCCCGGCAGGCCCGGGCCCCTCGAAGTCACCGCCCGGGTGCGCAAGCGCGGAGACAGCCTCACCGTCTGCGAGGCCGACGTCGAGCAGGAGGGGAGGACGCTGGTGCACGCGCTCGCCACCTTCGCGCTCCTGGCCGACTGACGCCTGTCGATCTCGGCCCTGCTCGTCCGTCAGAGTGGTGACCGGCCGCACGGGGCGGCCGCAGGAGGAGGATCGACATGACGAAGTACGCCATCTACTTCCAGCAGCACTGGGTGGGCGACCACCCTGCCGAGTGGTTCCAGGGCCGGGTGGCGCCGAGCAAGGCGGTCATCGAGGAGATGAAGGACGCCGGGGTCCTGGTCTTCGCCGGCGGCCTCGAGGAGGACATGGCCGAGGCGTTCACTGCCGACGCCACCAGCGGCACCATCACCATCACCGACGGGCCCTACACCGAGAGCACGGAATACCTCGGGGGGATCACCATCGTCGACGTGCCCGACATCGATGCGGCCAAGCTGTGGGCCGGCAAGATCGCCGAGGGGTGCGGCTGGCCCCAGGAGGTCCGCGTCGTCACGTAGCGCCGGCTACCGAGCGACCCAGTCGGTGAAGCTGCGCGGCTCGCCGAGCCAGTCCGTGCCGGCGTTCGAGCCGTCGGGGCGCGTCCCTGCCACGTGCACGGCGACGCGGACCTGATCCGGCGAGCCGAGCGCCGCGCGGGCGACCCGCATCCGCACCTGCTCGCGGTCGTAGTCGATGCGCAGCCGGTAGCTGCCCTCGACCGGCTCGCCCCACTTCTTGGCGGCGAAGCCGTCGACCGACAGCAGCTGGTAGTCGGTGCCGTCGAAGTAGCCGCTGGCGAAGACGTACTCGGGCCTCGGGTCGGCGGGGTCGGTGTCGAGGAAGACCGATCCCGAGGAGCCGCTGCGCCAGGTCTTGCGCAGGTTGGCGTGGGTGGTCGTCACGACGATGTTGCGCGCCTTGTGCTCGACCCGCACCGCGCGGAGGTCGACGCCGTGGCCGAGGTCGGCGGGGTCGGTGACGTCGATCACCGCGGCGCCGGCCGGGGCGAGCGGGCTGAGGGCGAGGGCGGCGACCGCCAGGGCCGCGGTGCTCAGGAGGGTCGTACGCATGGGGTGTCCGTTCTCATGTCAGGTGCCCGGGCGGGACGAGAGGGAGACGCACGGTCCGGCCCCGAGGTTGCCCCCGGGAGGTCAGGCGGTCTGGACCGGCGCCGCGGAGGGGCGACGCATGAACCAGTTCTCGACCCCGATGACCGAGGCCGAACCCACCACCTCGAAGCCGCAGCCCTCGTAGAAGGGCACGTTGGCGGCCTTGTCGGTCTCCAGGTAGCCCGGCAGCCCCGAGGAGTCGAGCTCCGCGCAGACGGCCGCCATGAGGCGGGTGCCGAGCCCGCGTCCCTGCAGGTCCGGATGCACGGCGACGGGACCGACGTGCACGTGCGGCTCGCGCAGGTCGTGCCGGGACCACTCCCCGAGCCAGCCCGCCACCCGACGTCCGGCCCGGGGTCCCAGCCTCGCCAGGACCGGCAGCAGCCGGAGCCGTTGTCGCGCCGTGGGCCGGCAGCGACCGGCCGGGACCATCCCGGCGACCCCCACGACCCGGCCGCGGGACCTCAGCGCCAGAACGTCCAGCGCGTCCATCACACCGATGGCGCCGCCGACGAGCCTGCGGTGCGCGACGAGGCGCACGTCCGGGTCGTCGCCGTAGGCGGCCACGTGCAGCGGGTTGTCGACCATCGCTCGGGCGACGAGGTCGACGGCCGCGCTCCGCTCGGCCCGCGCGAGGCGTCCGACCGCTGGTGAGGCGGGGGATGGTTTCACGTCCCCCACCGTAGGAACGCCGAGGACGGGCGCCCATCGACGGGAGGCGACACCCGTCCGCTCGTGTCCATCGAGAGAGTCGCCTGCGAGCGACGCCGCGCGACGCGATGTCGTCCTAGCATCGAGCAATGGACGGTGCGAGGTGAACGCCCGCAAGGTCGACGTGCTGCTCGCCGTCGGGGTGATCGTCATCCTGGCCACGATCGTCACCTCGGGGCAGGGCGGCAGATTCACGGGACCGATCAACCCGTTGGCCTACGTGTGGACGGTGGGCCTCGGGCTGCTCATGCTGATCCGGCGGGCCCACCCGCTGCTCGTGCTGGTGCTGACGACGATCGGCTACTTCAGCTATCACGCGGCCGGATTCCCCGCCATGGGCGTCGCCGTGCCGGTCGCGGCCGCCCTCTTCTCCGCGGCCGAGATGGGGCACACGCGGGCCGCGGTGGCGACCGGCGCCGTGACCCTGCTCGGGTCCACTGGCTACCGGGTCGCCTCGAACCAGAACCTGGCCTACGTCCTCGCCTACGAGCTCGCGTCCCACGTCGCGCTCATGGCCGCGGTGATCGCCCTCGGCCACAGCCTGCGCACCACCCGCCAGCTGCGCCTGAGGCGCGACCAGGTGACCCGACTGCTGGCGCGTCAGCGCCACCTCGACGCGGAGGTGACGAAGCGCGACGACCGCCTCACGCTGGCCCGCGACCTGCACGACTCGATCGGTCACTCGCTGACGGTCGCGTCGATCTACGCGGGGCTGGCCCTCGAGCGCGACGTGGGACCCGAGCGCAGGGACCAGAGCCTCACGATGGTCAGGACGGCGGTCTCGGAGGCCCTGTCGCACCTGCGACGGACGGTCCGGGTGCTGCGCGAGCAGGACGCCAGCCTGGCCGGGCCGGGCCTGGAGGACATCCGTCACCTCGCCGAGGCACCGCGCGCCGCCGGCTACGACGTACGCGTCGACGTGCCGGACGTCGCCGTGCCGGTGCCCGTCGGCGCGGCGATCTACCGCCTCGCCCAGGAGGGGATCACCAATGCGCTCAAGCACTCCTCCGGCCGCCGCATCGAGGTCCGCGTCTCCTGCGCGGGCTCGCACACGGTGGACGTGAGCATCTGCGACGACGGCGCCGGCCACCGGACCGCGCCGGTCGAGCTGGGACACGGGCTGAGCGGCATGCGCGAGCGGGTCGCGGACCTGGGCGGCGTCCTGACCGTCGACACCGCGAGCAGCGGCTGGCGCGTCCACGCCACGATCCCCTGGGAGGCGGCGACGTGATCAAGGTGCTCCTGGTCGACGACCAGCGACTGCTGCGCGAAGGGCTTCGGGCCATCCTCGACGTGGCCGACGACCTGACCGTGGTGGCACAGGCCCGCAACGGGCGAGAGGCCCTCACCCTGGGGCGCGAGCACTCCCCCGACGTGTTCTTGATGGACCTCCAGATGCCCACGATGAACGGCCACGAGGCGATCCGCGAGATCCGTCGGGACCCGTCCCTCAAGAGCGCGGCCGTGCTGGTCCTGACGACGTTCGACGAGGACGACGACGTCGTGGCGGCGCTCGCCGCCGGGGCCGACGGCTACCTGCTCAAGGACATCGACGCCGAGGACCTGCGGCGCGCCGTCCGGCGGGCGGCGGCCGGCGAGGCGGACATGGCGCCCGGCGTGCTGCGGCAGATGATGGACCGGATCGCGCGGCTCCCGACGAGGCGCAGCCGCGAGGAGCAGCTGGCGGGCCTGACCGAGCGCGACCTCGAGATCCTCACCCACGTCGGCCTGGGCCTGTCCAACGAGGAGATCGGCCGCGCCCTCTTCCTCAGCCCCGAGACCGCCCGCACCTACGTGAGCCGGCTGATGACCAAGCTCGGCGCGCGCGACCGCGCCCAGCTCGTGGTGCTGGCCCACCGCGCCGGCCTGGTCGACCCCACCGTCGACTGAGGGCGCACCTCGGGCACGGGGACGCCGGTCATGCCGGCTCCCCCTGCCGGGGCTCCGGCGGCTCGATGTCGAGCGTGGGCAGCACGCGGTCGAGCGGTCGCGGCAGCCACCAGGCCCGGTCGCCCAGCAGCTGCATCACCGAGGGCACGAGCACCATCCGCACGAGGGTCGCGTCGACGAGGACGGCGAAGGCCAGCCCGAAGCCGAACAGCTGCAGCTCCCTGCTGCTGCCGAGGACGAAGCTGCCGAAGACGCAGATCATGATCGCAGCAGCAGCCGTGATCACCCGTGCCGTGCGGGCCAGGCCCTCCACGACCGCTGCGGAGCTGTCGCCGGTGCGGTGA
The sequence above is drawn from the Nocardioides sp. zg-1228 genome and encodes:
- a CDS encoding PaaI family thioesterase — encoded protein: MTHTQHDFLATIGADTPEATDGRSTLTVEADERHLNAAGTVHGGMLATLVDATMGAAIRSAVDGETPATSQLTLTYLRPGRPGPLEVTARVRKRGDSLTVCEADVEQEGRTLVHALATFALLAD
- a CDS encoding YciI family protein is translated as MTKYAIYFQQHWVGDHPAEWFQGRVAPSKAVIEEMKDAGVLVFAGGLEEDMAEAFTADATSGTITITDGPYTESTEYLGGITIVDVPDIDAAKLWAGKIAEGCGWPQEVRVVT
- a CDS encoding GNAT family N-acetyltransferase; the encoded protein is MKPSPASPAVGRLARAERSAAVDLVARAMVDNPLHVAAYGDDPDVRLVAHRRLVGGAIGVMDALDVLALRSRGRVVGVAGMVPAGRCRPTARQRLRLLPVLARLGPRAGRRVAGWLGEWSRHDLREPHVHVGPVAVHPDLQGRGLGTRLMAAVCAELDSSGLPGYLETDKAANVPFYEGCGFEVVGSASVIGVENWFMRRPSAAPVQTA
- a CDS encoding histidine kinase, which produces MNARKVDVLLAVGVIVILATIVTSGQGGRFTGPINPLAYVWTVGLGLLMLIRRAHPLLVLVLTTIGYFSYHAAGFPAMGVAVPVAAALFSAAEMGHTRAAVATGAVTLLGSTGYRVASNQNLAYVLAYELASHVALMAAVIALGHSLRTTRQLRLRRDQVTRLLARQRHLDAEVTKRDDRLTLARDLHDSIGHSLTVASIYAGLALERDVGPERRDQSLTMVRTAVSEALSHLRRTVRVLREQDASLAGPGLEDIRHLAEAPRAAGYDVRVDVPDVAVPVPVGAAIYRLAQEGITNALKHSSGRRIEVRVSCAGSHTVDVSICDDGAGHRTAPVELGHGLSGMRERVADLGGVLTVDTASSGWRVHATIPWEAAT
- a CDS encoding response regulator transcription factor — encoded protein: MIKVLLVDDQRLLREGLRAILDVADDLTVVAQARNGREALTLGREHSPDVFLMDLQMPTMNGHEAIREIRRDPSLKSAAVLVLTTFDEDDDVVAALAAGADGYLLKDIDAEDLRRAVRRAAAGEADMAPGVLRQMMDRIARLPTRRSREEQLAGLTERDLEILTHVGLGLSNEEIGRALFLSPETARTYVSRLMTKLGARDRAQLVVLAHRAGLVDPTVD